GGCGTCGGGCAGCTTGGCGTACAGCAGGTCCAGCGAGAGGTAACTGAGCTTGTTGTGCAGCCGCAGGTCGTCGCGCGGGGTCGAGCAGGCGTCGTGCAGGTACTCGGCGCTCTCGCTCTGGATGAAGATGGCGTCGGGCCGCTGCTGCACCACCGCCTCGCACGCGAGGCAGCTGGCCGCCGCCGCGTGCTTGAGGGCCGTGATGAAGGCGCGCTGGCTCTTGAGGCCCTCGTTCCACAGGCCGTCGAGGGCGCTCGTGCGGGCCGTGACATAGATCTCGTTGACCGGCGTGAAGTAGCGCACCCAGCTGTAGCGCCGCGCCACCTCGCCCGCGTAGGCCGCGAAGTGGGCCGGAAATTCCGGATTCTGGAAGTCGCCCAGCCAGTCGGGCAGCCCGAAGTGCAGCAGATCGAGGATGGGGATGATGCCCAGCGTCTTCAGGCGGCCCATGACCTCGTCGGCGAATTCCCAGTCATATTTGCCGGGGGCCGGGTTGACGAGGTGATAGGGCAGGCCGTAGCGCAGGTACTTGATCCCTAGGCCCTTGACCAGCTCGAAGTCCTTCTCCCAGTGCTCGTAGTGGCCGCACTCGCGCATCTGGTCGCGCCGCACCTTGTCGCCGCCGGGGCCGCCCCGCACGAGGGGATACGAGCACTCGATCCCGGTGGCGAACATGAAGTTGCCCCGGTGACCCGTCGGTTCGCCCTTGCCGTAGGAGCCGGGCTTGCCCGCGAATTCGTCGCCGGTATAGACCTTCTGACCATGAACCTGCGGGTCTATGCGTTCCAGCGCCGCCAGGAAGTTGTCCTTGGCCATGAGGTCAGCTCCTCTCGGGGGCCGGGCCCCGGAACACGTCCCGGCCCTCGAACCGTTCGAGCGTGACCGGCCGGCCGCCCTCGCGGGCGCTGCGGTAGATGGCCTCCATGATCTTCTGGTCCTGGAGCCCCTCCTCGCCGGGGGTGTAGGGCGCGCGGCCCTCCTGGATGCAGCGCGAGAAGTGGTCGGTCTCCAGCCGGAACTGGTCTTCCGGAGGCACGCGCACCTCGGTCACCTCCTGGCCGGTCTGGACGGTCAGGCGCAGGTTCTGGTAGTCGAAGGCCGGGTCTATGGCGAGGCGGCCCCCGGTGCCGAACACGTCGATGGTGCGGGCTGTCGCCGCGCCGTACGAGCAGGCGCACTGGGCGACCACGCCGCTCGGGAAGCGCATCTGCCACGTCACGCTCTCCTCGACCTCGGTGAAGCGCTCGTCGCCCGGCGTCGAGTGGACGGTACCGCTGACCTCGCAGGGTTCCTCGCCCAGCAGGAAGCGCACCGTGTTCACGCAGTACAGCCCCACGTCCGGCAGCGAGCCGCCGCCCGCGAGTTTGCGCTTGAGCCGCCACTGACCCTCGTTCGGTTCGATCTGCACGTTCACCGAGTGCAGCAGCTTGATCTGTCCGAGCCGTCCCGACTGCACGGCCTCGCGCGCCGCCCAGTGGTGGGGGGTGTACTGGCAGCGGTAGGCGGTCATCAGCAGGACGCCCGCGTCCTTACAGGCCTTCACCATCGCCTCGGCGTCCTCGACGCTGGTCGCCAGGGGCTTTTCGCACAGCACGTGCTTGCCGATCTTCGCGGCGCGCTCGGTGTATTCGCGGTGCAGGCTGTTGGGCAGCACGATATAGACCGCGTGGACATCGTCGCGTTCGCCCAGTTTCTCGAAGTCGTCGTAGCTGTAGGCGTCGTCCGCGCTCAGGCCGTAGGCGAGCGCGGCTTCACGGGCCTCGGTGAGGTTGCCGCTCACGACCGCCGCGAGGCGCGAGGCGCGGCCCACCGCGAAGGCGGGCAGCAGTTCTTCGAGGGTCAGTTTGCCCAGGCCGATCACGGCGTAGCCGACCTGCTGGGCGGCGGGCTGCGGCAGGGCCGCCTGTTCTTTGTTGCCGGTCACGCGCGGTTCTCCTTGAAGTCGCCCAGCAGGGCGTCGGCCGTGCGCAGGCTCAGGGCCATCTGGGTCAGGGCGGGGTTCACGCTCAGGGCGCTCGGGAAGGTGGAGTTGTCGCAGATCGCCAGACCTGCGAGGTCGTGCGCGCGGCCGTAGGGGTCCACGACACTCGTCGCCGGGTCGGCCCCCATGCGCGCGGTGCCGATGGTATGCGCGGCGCGCGGCAGCGCCCATACGTCCTGCGCGCCGATGCGGCCCCAGAGGTCGCGCATGAGCGCCTCGGCGTGTTCGGTCATGCGGCGCTCGTTGTCCCCGAAGGTGAAATGCACGCGCGGCTTGGGCAGCCCGCGCACGTCCAGCTCGTCGGAGAGTTCGAGGTAGTTGTGGTCGTAGGGCAGGCACTCGCCCAGCACGTTGATGCCCGCGACGTGGTTGTAGCGGCTCAGGTGCCGCACGAGCTCGGGACCCCACTTGCCGGTGCCGCGCGCGTACTGCGTGGCGTAGGTCACGGGCATGACGCCCAGCGACTGGAGCAGGTAGCCGCCGACCAGCCCGGGCAGGCGGTGGGTGTCCTCGCTGATCAGGCCGCCGGGAATGCCCTTGTAGGGGCGCAGGTCGTCCTCGACCAGCCCCCACACCTGCACGCCCACGTGCGCCATGAAGTTGCGCCCGACCTGCCCGCTGCTGTTGGCCAGCCCCTGCATGAGGAGCAGCCGGGGCGTCTCGATGGCGCCGGCGGCCAGCACGACCATGCGCGCGCCCAGCCACTCGGTCCCCTCACCGCGCGTGAACTCGGCCCCGGTCACCCGGCCGCCCTCGGTGGTCAGGCCGGTCACGAACGCCCCCTCGACGATGGTCGCGCCGCGCGCTTCGGCCAGGGCCAGGAAGGTGATGTCCATGCTGGCCTTCGCGCCCACCGAGCAGCCCGCCTGGCAAAAGCCCCGGTTGGTGCACACGTGCCGGGTGCCGTAGCCCTCCTGTTCCTGGGCGCGGCTCAGGGCGGCGTTGGCGGCGGGCGAGGTCCGCATGCCGATCTCGGCGCAGGCCTTTTCCATCAGCCGGGCCGCGCCGTTCATGGGCAGCGGGGGGTGGCGGTAGGGCTGCTTGCGCGGCGCGCCCCAGGGATAGTCGGCCGGGCCGGACACCCCGATGAACTGCTCGACCTCGTCGTAATAGGGTTCGAGGTCCGCGTAGGTCAGGGGCCAGTCCACCCCCTGCCCGAATTCGGTGTGCAGCGCGAAGTCGTCGGCCTGGGCGCGCGGCGTGTAGGCGGTGTAGTGCAGCGTGCTGCCGCCTACGCCCCGGCCACTGTTGTTGCGCCCGAAGGACACGGCGTCGCCGCCCGCCGAGAGCCGCTCGTCCATCCAGAAGATGCCCGCCTGCGCGACCTCGTCGGTGGCGATCTGCTCGGGCGGATGGCGCACGCCGGCTTCCAGGGCGGCGACCTTCAGTCCGGCCGAGGCGAGGCGGGCGAGCAGCGGTGAGCCGCCCGCCCCCGTGCCGATGACGAGCACGTCCAGGTCGCGGGGCAGCTCAGCGCGCGGCATGGCTCGCCTCCCAACCGGTCGTCAGGTCGCTGCCGGGACCGGCCTGCATCTCGCGCGGTTCCAGGGTGTTCGGGGTCACGGCCGGCCAGCCGGGCACGTCGGCGAAACCCGCGTAGCCGAAACGGTACTGGGTCAGCGGGTGGGCCATGAATGCCTCGGTCAGCTCGGCCAGCAGGTCCTCGAAGGCGTGGGGCAGCGTGCGCTGCGCGGCGTGGATGGCCTCATCCTGCTCGGCCTCGGGCCGCGACCCGAAGTCCCCGGGCAGCGAGGCGAGCAGGGCGCGGTAGGCGTCGCCGTCGGGCGGGGTGTCGTCGTAGCGCCAGCCGTCGGTCACGCCCGACTGGAGGCGGTGGTCCACCGTGCCCGTGAGGTCCAGCTCGGCCGGATCATGGGGCAGCAGACGCACGGCGAGCGCGCGGAGCTGCGCGAACTCGGCCTCAGTGAAGAACTGACGCTCGTGGCGGGCGTCGAGACGTTCGAGCAGCACGCGGCGCGTCGGGGCGCTCACATGCGGCGAGTTCAGGTGGGCCAGCACGGCGGCGCGCTCGGCCTGGGCATCGGCGGTCACAGCGTCACCTCGTGGAGCGGTCCGGAAAACGTTCGGGTCGTGGACATGACCGCCAGCGTAGGCAGGCCCCCTCGGACGCATACGAAGCAATTCTTACTGTTCCGGGCTTCCCGGCGAAGTCGTCACGTTTGATGTTGAACCTGTCTAGTCAACCCCCGGAGTGAAAGGTTTTTCCTGTTCTCACGCGGCGGCCTCGGCCCATCCGTCTCCACGGCGGCGCATGAGGGTGAGCGGAGGCACACAGGACATGCCGCCCCTCCCCAGAGGGGCAGACTCCGGGGGCAGGGAAAGAGTCCCCGCCGGACCTTCCCCCGCGCCTGGCCACCTGCCCCCCCGGCCCGCAGTACGTGACGTTTTTCGCAAGGCCACTTCCCGGCCGCTTGTGTTCAATGGTTTCCGATGCAGGAGCGCCGCATGAGTCTGCCTCTTTCCTCCACCCGAGAACCTGCCGTCTCCCGGCCCGCCCCTTTGCCCCCCACCCCCACCCGCCCGGAGCGCCGCGCCCTGGGCTGGCTTGCCCGCCCGGCCCCGGTGCGCCGGGCCTTGGCGCTGGGCGCGCTGCTGAGCGCCGCCGCCATCGCCTGCACGGGCGCGGCGTGGATCGTCGCGGCCCGGCTGATCGCCGCCGGGCTGCTGGAGCGTGCCCTGCCGGCCCCCGCGGACCTGCTGCTGGTCGGCGCGCTGCTGCTGGGCCGCATGGCCCTGAATGCCGGGCGTGAGTACCTGGGCGCCCGCCTCGCCGCGCGGATGGTGCGCCAGTGGCGCTCGGACCTCGCCGCGCACGCCCTGGCCCTGGGACCGGCGGCGGGCACGGACGAGGACGGAACCGGCACCGCCGGTCTGCTGGGCCTGGACCGCGAACTGACCCGCCTGACCCCCTACTACGCCCGCTACCTGCCCGGCGCGGCGCACTCGGCGCTGGCCTTCGCGGGGGTCGCGGGACTGACCCTCTGGCTCGACCCCCTCAGCGGCGGGCTGCTGCTCGTGGCCGGACCGCTGGCCGTGCTGCTGCTGGCGCTGGTGGGTCTGGCGACCGGCGCGGCGACCGAGCGGCAGTGGCTCGCGCAGACCCGGCTCTCGGCGCGGCTGCTGACCCTGGTGCGCGAGCTGCCCACGCTGCACGCCTTCGGGGGCACGGCCACCTACCGGGACGTGCTGGCCCGCAGCGCCGAGCAGCAGCGCGGCGCGACGCTGCGGGTGCTGCGCGTGGCCTTCCTGAGCGGCTTCGTCATGGATTTCGCCGCGACCCTCTCGACCGCCGTGATCGCGGTCTGGATCGGGGTGCGCCTATTCGGGGGCGCGGCCGAACTCGCGCCGACGCTCGCCGCGCTGATGCTCGTGCCGGAGTTCTTCGGGCCGCTGCGCGCGCTGGGCACCGACCGCCACGCCGCGCTGGACGCCGAGCCGCTGGCCGCCCGGCTGCGCGCCCTGCTGTCGCGGGAGGCGGCCCCGCAGGGCGCGGCGACGGTCGCTCCCGGCGTCCCCACCCTGACCCTGGCAGGCGCGCGGGCCGAGCTGGGCGCGCGGATGCCCGGCACCCTGAGCACCGTCCTGACCCCCGGCACCCACGCCGCGCTGCGCGGCCCGAGCGGCAGCGGCAAGACCACGCTGCTCCAGGCCCTGCGCAAGCACCGGCCCCACGGGGGTGGGGTCGCGGTGAACGGCGCGCCGCTGGACACGCTGGAGGCCGCCGCCTGGCAATCACGCGTGGCCCTGGTGCCGCAGCACCCCCGGCTGCTGGCCGCGAGCCTGCGCGACAACCTGCGTCTGAGCCGCCCCGGGGCCACCGACCCCGAGGTGTGGGCCGCGCTGGAAGCGACCGGCCTCGCCGGGCTGGCGCGCGGGCTGAGCAGCGGGCTCGATACCCCGCTGGGCGAGGGCGGCACCTGGCTCTCGGGCGGCGAGACGGCGCGGCTGGCCCTGGCCCGCGCGCTGCTCTCGGGAGCCGACGTGATTCTCCTCGACGAGGTGACGGCGCACCTCGATGCCACCAGCGAACAGGCCGTGTACGCGGCCGTCTCGCGCTCCTTCGCGGGCCGCACGGTGCTGCTCGCCACGCACCGGGACCCGCCCGCCGGCTGGCCGGTCCTGCACCTGAGTGGCGGGGGGCAGGCATGAAGGGCGCAGCTCTTCTCGCGGCGCTGGCGGCCCTGTGCGGGGTCTTTCTGGCAGCGACCTCCGGCGTCCTGATCTCGCGCGCGGCGCTGCGGCCCGAGGTCTTCCTGAGCCTGGGCGTGCTGGCGACCGCCGTGCGCGCGCTGGGCCTGGGGCGCGCGGGCCTGCGCTACGCCGAGCGTCTGCGCGGCCACGCGGCGGCGCTGCGCCTGGGCGAGGGGCTGCGGCTCGGGCTGTTCGACCGCTTCGCCGCCTCGGGCCGCACCCTGACCACCGAGCGCAGCGGCGACCTGCTCGCCCGCGCGGGCGAGGGGGTGGACGCCCGGCAGTTCCGGCCCCTGCGGGTCACGCTGCCGCTGGTGGCCTTCGCGGCGGCCGTACTCGTCTGGAGCGGCTGGCTCCTCACACTGGACGCGGGGCTGGCGGGGCTGGCGGCCGTGCCGCTGCTGCTCGCGGCGCTGGGGGTGCTGGCCCTGCGCGGCCCGGCGGCGCGCGCGGCCCGGCAAGACATGGCCCTGACCCAGGAGCACGGCACCCTGCTCCTCGACACGCTGGCGGCCGGGGGCGAGGGCGCGGCGCTGCGCCGGCCCCAGCTCGCGGCCCTGGCGGCGGCGCAGGAACGCGCGGCGCTGACCCTGGCGCGGCTGGGGCTGGCCGTGGCCCTGGGGCAGGGCGTCGCCTTCGCGCTGGCCCTGGTCGGCACCCTGTGGCGCGGCGCGGCGCTGGTGGGCGCGGGCGGGCTGAGCGGGCCGCTGCTCGCCGCCGCCGTGCTGGGCACCGCCGCCGCCTTCGACGCCCTTTCGGGGCTGGCCGCCGTGCCGGGGGCGCAGGCGCGGGCCGATCTGGCGACCGAACAGGACGCGCAGACCCTGGCCGCGCCGCCCGCCGCCCCCGCAGCTCCCCGGCCACTTCCGGCAGGGCCGCTGACTGTGGAGCTGCGCGGCGTCACCCTGCGCCGGGGCGGGCGGGCCGTGCTGGACGGCGCGGCCCTGACCCTGTACCCCGGCGAGCGGGTGGCGCTCACGGGCGAGAGCGGCGGCGGCAAGACCACACTGCTGCGCCTGATCGCCCGCGACCTCGACCCGGACGGGGGGGCAGTGCTGGCCTCGGGGACGGACCTGCGCGACCTCGACCCGGCGGCGTGGCGCGGCGCCCTGAGCCTGCACGAGCAGCACGCCCCGGTACTGGACGGCACCCTGCGCGAGAACCTGCGCCTGGGCGCCCCGGCGGCGACCGAGGCGCGGCTGCGCGCCCTGCTGGACGACCTGGGTCTGGCGCACCTGCCGCTGGACGGCTGGGTGGGCGAGGGCGGCACGCGCCTGAGCGGCGGCGAACGCGCCCGCGTCAGCCTCGCGCGCGCGCTGTTGCGGCCTTCTCACCTGCTGCTGCTCGACGAACCGACCGCGCACCTCGACCCCGACACCGAGGCGCAGGTGCTCGCCGTGCTGGAGCGCGAGGCCGCCGGGCGCACGCTGCTGCTCGTCACGCACCGGCCCGCGCCGCTGGCCCTGGCCGAGCGGGTGCTGGAGCTGCGCGGCGGGCAGCTCTGGCCGCTCCACCGCCTCACCCCGGCCCCGCCCCCACCTGCCCAGCTCGGCTTCCAGACAGAGCCTTCCGCTTCCCGACCGGAGTCCCCATGAACGAAATCTTCGGCTTCTCGGCGCTGGACCTGTCGCGCTTCCAGTTCGCCACGACCAGCATCTTCCATTACTTCTTCGTGCCCTTCACCGTGGGCTTCGCGTTCCTGATCGCGGTGCTCCAGACCCTGGCCTACCGCAGCGGCAGCGCGCGCATGGAAAACCTCACCCGCTTTTTCGGGCACCTGTTCTTCATCAACTTCGCGGTGGGGGTGGTCACGGGCATCGTGCAGGAATTCCAGTTCGGCATGAACTGGCAGGGCTTTTCCAACTTCGTGGGCAACATCTTCGGCGTGCCGCTGGCCCTCGAAGTCCTGATGGCCTTTTTCCTGGAAAGCACGTTCCTGGGCATCTGGTGGTTCGGCAAGGGGCGCATCCCGGCGTGGGCGTCGCTGGCCTGCATCTGGATCGTGTCCATCGGGACCATGATCAGCGCCTTCTGGATCATCATCGCCAACGCCTGGATGCAGCACCCGGTCGGCTTCGAGATCAAAGACGGCCGGGCCGTCATGACCGATTTCTCGGCCATCGTCTTCAATCCCAAGGGCCTGGAGTGGTCGGCGCACATCCTGACCGGCAGCCTGACCGTCGGGGCCTTCTTCGTGCTGGCGGTCAGCGCGTATCACCTGCGTAGACGGCACGAGGTCGAGTCCTTCCGCACGAGCTTCAAGGTGGCGCTGGTGGTCGCCCTGGTCGGTTCGCTGGGCGTCACCCTCTCGGGCCACGAGCAGGGCCAGAGCGCCGTACGCGACCAGCCCATGAAGTACGCCGCCTTCAGCGCCCTGTGGGACACGCCCACCGGCAACCAGATGCCCGAATCGCTGCTGGCGCTGCCCAGCAACGGCCTGCGCGAAAACCGCCTCGAAGTCTCGGTGCCCTACCTGGGCTCGTTCCTGGCCTTCAACAACTTCAACCAGAAGGCGCAGGGCCTCAACGAGCTTCAGCGTGAGTACGCCGCCAAGTACGGCCCCGGCGACTACATCCCCTGGGTGTGGCCGGTGTACTGGTCCTTCCGGGTGATGGTGGGGCTGGGCGGCGTCATGCTGCTCGTCAGCCTGTACTACGTCTGGCGCTGGCGCCGGGGCAAGCTCGACGACCCCGGCAGGCTCTATCCGCTGCTGCTGGCGATGCCGCTCGCGCCGCACCTTGCCAACTTCAGCGGCTTCATCGCCACCGAGATGGGCCGCCAGCCCTGGATCGTGCAGGGGCTGCTGCGCACGCAGGACGCCGTGAGCAACCTCTCGCCCCTGACCGTGCTGCTCTCGCTCGTGGCCTTCTGGATCGTGTACCTCACCCTCATCAGCCTGGACGTGTTCCTGCTGACCCGCACCGCCCGCGCCGGCATCCACGAGCCGGATGTCGAGACGCCCTCGGTGCCCTCGCCCGAGTACCTGCCAGAGGGCCAGCTGACGGGAGGGCGTTCGTGAATATCGACCTGCCTACGCTGTGGTTCGGGGTGGTCGCCCTGACCTTCACCATCTACTTCTTTCTCGAGGGCTTCGACTTCGGGGTCGGCCTGCTGCAACCCTTCCTGGCCCGCCGCGAGACGGAACGCCGCGCCATGATCGGTACGGTCGGGCCCTTCTGGGCGGCCAACGAGGTCTGGATCATCCTGGCGGCCGGGGTCATCTTCGCGGCATTTCCGGTGTGGTACGGCGCGCTCATGACGGCGCTCTACCCCCTGTTCGCCCTCATCCTGCTGGCCCTCATCGGGCGCGGGGTGGCCTTCGAGTACCGCGCCGAGATCGACCACCGGCGCTGGCGGCTGTTCTGGGACGTGACCTCGTTCATCTGTAACGCCCTGCCCGCCTTCCTATGGGGCGTCATCATGACCAACATGGTGCGCGGGCTGCCCATCGGGGTGGGGGGACGCTTTCAGGGCACGCCGCTGGACGCTTTCGACCTGTTCAGCCTGCTGGGCGGTCTGGCGACCCTGAGCCTGTTCGTGCTGCACGGCGCGACTTTCCTGCTGCTGCGGCTGGAGACGGGCAGCGAACTGTACGCCCGCGCCCGCGCCGCCGCGCTGAGCTTCGGGGCGGCGGCGACGGTCCTCGTGCTGCTGTTCGTCTACGTGGGCTTCGTGCGCGAGGAGCTGTTCAAATCCTTCGGGTATGCCGAGTGGATCTTTCCGGCACTCGCGGCCCTGAACCTCGGCCTGATCTGGCTGGCCCTGACCGTGAAACGTGACGCCCTGGCCTTCGTCGCCACCGGCCTGACCATCGTGGCCTCGACCGCCACCATCTTCCTGAGCCTGCTGCCCAACGTGCTGCCCTCGACGCTGGGCGAGACCTACACCCTGACGGTCCAGAACAGCGCCTCGGAGCCCTACACCCTGCGGCTGCTGACCTGGGTGGGCGTGATCTTCCTGCCGCTGATCATCGGGTATCAGGCCTGGAACTACTACGTCTTCCGGCAGCGCGTGACCGAGAGCGGCGCCAAGCCCTCGGGAAGCGTGCTGCCCGATACCGAGGCCTAGGCGGCGAGGCGGGCCGGCCCCCACCCGTGCGGAGGTAGGGGCCGGCCCTGTTCAGGGAGCGCGCACGACCGGCGTCACGAGGACGGGCGGCAGCGTGACGATGCGCCCGGCGTCGCAGTAGCAGGCGGGAATCACGATCTTCTGGGTGCCCGGCGCGGCGCAGGTGATGGAGGCCGTAGCGGTGCAGGGCGCGGTGTCGGCCCGCGCCGAGGGCAGCAGGATCAGGGGCAGCAGCGAGAGCAGGGTGGGCACGAGGAGCGTGGGCGGCTTGATCCGGGTCTTCATGGGGCGTTCCCTCCTGAACATGACCTTAGGGGCCGGGGCGTTGCGGAGGCGTTGCATCCCCCAGGCCCGCTGCGGCCCTGGCCTGCTCGCGCCGGGCGAGGCGCAGGCGGTCGAGCGCGGCGGCGAACAGGCTCTGGCCCGCCTCGTCCAGGCTGGCTTCGGCGAGTTCGAGGCCCTGGGTGGCGTAGTCCAGGGCGTCTTCTGTGCGGGCGGCCCCCTCGGCCAGCAGCAGCAGGTTGCTTAGGCTCAGTTTCCACAGCCGCAGGTTCTGGGCGCTGCGGGCCACCCCCAGGGCCGCGAGCAGCGCCGCCTGGGCCTCGGGCCTCCGGCCGGCCTGTTCGAGCAGTCCCGCGTGCGCGAGGTGCGAGACGATCAGGCCGCCGCTGTTGCCCAGGGCCCCGAAGGCCCGCAGCGCCTCGGCCACGTGGGTCAGGCCCAGCGGCAGGTCGTCCAGGGCCGCCGCCGCGCGCGCCAGGCTGCCGTGGACATTGGCCGCCAGCAGGCTGCCGGGAACCAGCTCCGGCTCGGCCAGCAGCGCCAGCAGCGCCGCCGCCGCTTCCTCGGGGCGGCCCAGGTCGGTGAGCATGGCGGCGCGGTCGTGCCTGAGCAGCGCCCGCTCCTCGCTCCACGGCCCGTCGGCCCAGGGCGCCCCCCGGTCGAGCGCGGCCTGCGGCTCGCCCCGCCGCCAGTGCAGGTGGCTGCGCTCGGTGACCAGCCGCAGCCACAGGTCCGGCCAGGGCTGGGGGCCGTCCAGCAGGGCCTCGGCCCGGTCCAGCTCCTGTTCCCAGGCCCCGAGCGCGTTGAGGGCCTGCCAGTGCCGGCCGCGCCACAGGTGCAGCTCGGCGCGCCCGCGCGGGTCCGGCTCGCAGCGCAGGGCGCTTTCCAGGGCGGCGATCGCCTCGCGGTGGCCCCACAGGGCGCGGGCGCGCTCGGCGGCGCGGCGGTGCAGCGGCCCGGCGCGGCCCGGCTCGCCCGCCTCCTCCCAGTGGCGGGCCAGGGCAGCGGCCGCCTCGCCCACCCCTGGCCCATCCCCGCCGAACTGCGCGTCCAGATGCTCGGCCAGGCGGCGGTGCAGGGCGCGCTGCCGGGCCGGCGGCGTCCGGCTCACCAGCGCGAGCCGCAGCAGATCGTGTTGCAGCGCGTAGCCGGGCGGACTGCTGCCCTCCGGCACTTCCGGCACGGACCGCAGCCAGCGGTGCTCCAGCGCGGTGGTCAGCGCGGCCCCGGCCAGATGGGGCGGCAGGCCGCTGCCCACCTGCGCTGCCGCCAGCGTAAAGGGCTGCGCCTGCACGGCCGCCGCCTCCAGCAGCGCGACCACCGGCGGCCCCGCCGCGTCGAGCGGCAGCAGCAGCACGTCTGCCAGCCCGGAAGGCAATGCGCGCTCGAGCTGTTCGGGGCTCGGGGCCGCGCCTCCCGGCGCACCCAGCAGCCCGCGCGCCTCCAGCCCGCGCAGGTAGGCCAGCAGCACGTAGGGATTGCCGCCGCTCAGGCGGTGCAGCGTGTCGGCCAGCGGCGCGGCTCCGGTGTCGGCGCCGGGCAGGCGGCGCGCCGG
The genomic region above belongs to Deinococcus gobiensis I-0 and contains:
- a CDS encoding ATP-binding protein gives rise to the protein MLVLSVLGTPTVQVTGQRLPLRPRRLALLTYLALCGPQRRQDLCPLFFPDEADPRARLRLEVHRLRATPLAPYLAAEGEVLELKAGCDAAQFRRDVERGDWVSALAAWRGELLCGTDLSGLPDLEEWLLAERERLGALRLSAFGGRLSQLDHSGRAREAMELARAFLTAAPLSEAACDGLVGRLLAAGQLGEATQVQRAFAARFRAEFGFAPQLGVELAPPAPPPRPLPASPWTWQAPPLVGREALLAQLDTWADTAPPGQLLLLQGEAGAGKTALAQAFARRRGTVLTLRGSELHRHAPLHALLRGLRHASPHLGQLDPATLATLAALDPDLAALPGRVPDSGEPGFGHAGVGGLGSEAALTAALVRALGALMEGASTVLLDDLHWLDPSSVRVLLRVLDRVRTRPQPPLLLCTARPGELRAGDALTQTLGDLERAGRLVRLDVPPLSSPQVLRLLGLLLEAMGPARRLPGADTGAAPLADTLHRLSGGNPYVLLAYLRGLEARGLLGAPGGAAPSPEQLERALPSGLADVLLLPLDAAGPPVVALLEAAAVQAQPFTLAAAQVGSGLPPHLAGAALTTALEHRWLRSVPEVPEGSSPPGYALQHDLLRLALVSRTPPARQRALHRRLAEHLDAQFGGDGPGVGEAAAALARHWEEAGEPGRAGPLHRRAAERARALWGHREAIAALESALRCEPDPRGRAELHLWRGRHWQALNALGAWEQELDRAEALLDGPQPWPDLWLRLVTERSHLHWRRGEPQAALDRGAPWADGPWSEERALLRHDRAAMLTDLGRPEEAAAALLALLAEPELVPGSLLAANVHGSLARAAAALDDLPLGLTHVAEALRAFGALGNSGGLIVSHLAHAGLLEQAGRRPEAQAALLAALGVARSAQNLRLWKLSLSNLLLLAEGAARTEDALDYATQGLELAEASLDEAGQSLFAAALDRLRLARREQARAAAGLGDATPPQRPGP